The sequence below is a genomic window from Sparus aurata chromosome 6, fSpaAur1.1, whole genome shotgun sequence.
ACAGGAAGCAGCGGTATTATATTCCTCAGTGTGTCACTGGTAGATTTCATAGGCAGACATGCTGCACCCTTAAAGAGGCAGGACCCCTGTGGCTAAATAAAGACCCGGCAGGGCCCGGTCACTCCCCTGATATACTGCAGATGTTTCACTTCTGCTCCAGTGCTCAGATAAATAGTTGACATTGGGCATGAGTGCGGCGCTCTCTGTAATAACACCTGTCTGGCTGCCCAGTTGAATCACGCCTGAGTCAATGAAATAAGGGTGTTCACCGATGTCGCTGGCGTGGCTGCGTAAATTAACGGACAGATTGATTCGCTTTGTGTTGAAATCTTCCATCCTATTGAATAAGCTTGTTTGATCAGCCAGTCCGCTGGCCTTTAGGATTACAATAAGAGGTGTTCTCTCGTACTGCCTGCAAGCCTGAGCATGCCCACGAGTCACGACGCATCATGATACTCTGCACTCGCCTCGTGTTATTATTAGAGCCGTTCTGCTGTACCTCATCAGAGAGGCTTTGAATCTCCAGATCCATTTGCTTACTCTTTGATTTGCTGACAACTTTGATCTGACCCCTCTCTCTTTTGTCTCCTCAGCTCTGCCTACATGATTCAAGCGACTGCCTACGGGAGCAGATGCAGTACATGATGAGGTCACTGCAGGACCTGAAACAACTGCGGAAAGCCTGCCCTGCGGTCAGACGCCCCCTCGCCCCCATCAGCACCCAACTCCCGGCCATGGTGCGCCACTCAGCGGTTGCACGTGCGTGTCAGCAGCGAGCCCTGCAGCGGGAACAGCGCACGCGCCTGCGTATGTCAGACGCCAGCACGGCCAGTACCTATGACTCGGCCTGCTGCCTGGCGAGccctctggaggaggaggacgaggacacGATCAGCCGGCTGGGCCTGAGCCTCAGACTGGGCCTGGGCTCTCCCTGCAGCCAGAAAAGTCTGGAGTTTGATTCAGGCTACTCCGAGGCGTCGTGGCAGGATGACGCGGTGGTGCTCAGGAGGACGAGGAACGTGCGGGTGTCATCTTCTGCATGCCTCCGCACAAACAGAGCACCCAGCGGACGCATTCGACCCAAATCCACCTCCGACGCCTGCCTGGAGAGGTGGACGACGTTTGAGGTCGGCGACCCGGAGGACTGGACGAACTCTTTACTGACCAGAGGACGCAACCGCCAGCCTCTGGTTCTGGGGGACAACAGCTTTGCAGACCTCATACAGAACTGGATGGACTTGCCAGAGTGTCCTGAGCCCACTGAGCCAAAGCCAAACCCAAATCGCAGACCGGGGCGAGGTTTCTTTGTCAACATGAGAAGGAGACTTGCTGGTTTTTCTAAGAGCGTTGAGGACAGGGTGAAGATGAGATCCACGGACTCTTCTCACGTTAACAGAGCGGCAAATGCGCCAAAGCGGCTGTCCTGCCCGGTCGTGGCGTCGCAGGCCAAAGTCCCTTTTTTCCACCAGTCCCACATGGGCATCAACCAGCTGGACTCAGACTTTTACCACTTTGCAGCTCTCATGAAATCAGGCAGCCGACAGCCAATAATCTGCAAAGATATCATCGGCTACATCTGACTTGTACAGACTGGACAATCCTCAGagtaactttattttttatatgaatgtttttttttctccttttatatGCTGTGACTAATAAAAAATTCTCATAATTTAAACTCTACTTACTCTTATTTATAGTGCCCGAGTCTTCCATGTGACACAGGATATGTGGCCGGTTGATATAATTCTGAGTTCCCAGAACAAATTTTTTACTCGAATGAGGCTTCCGTCCGAGTCATCTGAGTTTCATTACAGCTCATTACGGTCAGACAGCTGCTGTCTTTATTGTCTGTGTaggttcatttgttttcattagaaATGCAATACTCTGGAAGTGCACGGTGGAGTCCGTAGCTGCGCCGCTCAGCGTTAAGAAATTAAGATGAATTGAAAACACGATGATCTCTCGTGTGCAGACTTCCAGGATTAACAAGGGCATCCGAGTTTGTGAAGTCTTATATTTAGGGACTCGCTATAATCTAAAAGTGTCTGCTCTTGCTCAACGAAAAGTCGAATCCTTCGGAGAGGCTTTAACCAGGACGCCTAAGCTATTTACAGGCCAGAAGCAGAGGCTGTATCAACACAGCGCTGTGTGCCCGATGAGGTCATTCCCCATGTGTCCACGCAGACCGAGGCGAGGAGAGGCGAAGCAGCTGGTTGCAGATGGAGCTGAGGTTTGCTCTCATGCTTGCTTCATGAAGCACAACAGCCCCCCTGCCTCATTTAGCCCGCTGTGGCCACACGGGTGGTGCCGACTGATCATTGGTTAATGGTTCTATTAGTTCtgagaagagcaaaaaaaaaaaaaacagatacaaaGGGGTGACACACGTGGCGAGATAAGCTCATGAGCACTTCACCTTTGCCTTCACACGTTTGCTTTGTTCATCAATTCAGAGGAGAAATAATAGCAGCGGACATGATAAAGATAAAGAATTCCCCCCAAAAGAGATTTCCCATGCTCCCTGCTGCAGCCCGCCTCACCAATCATGTCTCGTATCGCGGCCTAAGAAAGAGAGATGGGTCTCACTGGGTGCCTCCCGGTTGAATGTCGCTGCGACACACTGCTGAGCACTGATGAACTCTTATCAGCTCTAACAGTCACACTGCAGTGGAAGCTTGCAAAAGTGTGGGAGCAGCCACGAgggaaaaacataaaattccCTGCAAAGAGGAACTTGGAACAAAATACTGCAAGTGCTTCTAAGGTTTTCCTGGCTCTGATTTCCCTTATTAGCACACGCTGGTTCCCGGCGGTTTGCAGTTGGATAAGTGCATCGATACATCACCTTCCCCAGCGCTGATGGAGAGTCGTTCAGGGAGAGGggatgagaggagaagagagaggaagcaaCGAGTCCAACCCATTACTCAACCTCGATCTCAACAGCACAAAGGCCCCAGAACATAGTTCACTGTGTATGTCAGCAGGCGGGAGAGCCTGTCGACTGTGTGAAGGATAAAGAGAAAGTAGATGTTAAGCAGTTGCAGTGTCATGCGTATTATAAGGAACAATCATGTAGACGAAATCATACACAGCTGTAACAGACAAATAAGCACATTTACACAACAGTTTTCAAGCTAGTTATTGGAGGAGGTTTGTTGATCCAAGTTTAACTTTATTACATGTGACCAGTGTATTTATTGATTCTATAATTGAAAGTCAATGATGAGGAAAAATCAGAGGAAATACGCAAGATGTGTTCAAGCTAACGAGCATGCATGCTAATGACTGCTGGCTGCTGATGTGCACATGCAGCTTTGTTGAACCTTCAAGCTTTTAGTCATCATCTGCAGAAGAACAGACTCACCCCCCAAGTGAGCCAAGAACCATTACATGAGCGAACAGCAACAAAACGCTGTTGTGACCATCAGAGTTAACAGCGTGCGTGAATAATCATATCTTTCCACCAGTTTACGATGCAGGTCGAGGAATCCGAAACCAAACATTGTTGCTGCAACTCGTGGTATATCCGCACGGGATCGTCCTCTGTGTCACCGAGGAGACTCCAGGAAAGGGAGGCTTTCAACTCTGAATACATGTGCAATgaaaaatctatctatctatctatcccaGTCTTAGTTTATGTGTCTCAGACTATCTTTAGAAGGCACAGAGGTAAGTAAGATCGCTCAATAGCAGCGACACCTTTAAAATGACTCGGCTTTCAAACCATAAAGGATAAATGATGGCTGCCACCCACAGTCTGCTTATAATGAGTGGGACTCTTAGTACCGGCAACCATAAACAGTGTTCATGGATTGAAACCAGTGTGTAAAAAATTTGTGATGGGGTGCTCACGAGATGATCTCGAGCTGATCTGCTGAAGCGTTGCACACTTGCAGGGTGGCCCGGTCTGATGTGGTGGACCCACAACACATCTCCGGTTAATCAACCAGTAAACATAAGGAGAAGATGGGCCATGTGTTGACGTTTGGCAGACTTCTCATCTCTGTGATTCCAGTGTGTTGATAGAAACAAGCTCTAATTAGAACTATAATCAGGATTGTTGCACTGTGGACCTTTAAACGTATCTTACTCGACAGTTTCAGACTTCATCTTTGAAAGTCCCTGTCTGAACTTGCACTGCTGGCTGTAGATGTTGATGTTTGTGCTGCTGATTACAGTGGATCTAATCAGTTTTTCAACTTAGGTGCTGTTGAGATGCCGCACAGTGAATTTCTCTGCTCCTTGAGGACTTATATGAATAAAAATTGGAAAAGACGAAGTGGTCAGGTAAACTGTGCGAGATCGGCTACGGTGTGTGCGGAGGTTAATGAGCTCAGCTCTCTCAAGAAGTGAGGAAACAAGAAGTAGGAGGAAGTGGTCTGACGAGGAGAAATCACGATCTTACTTTCTGCACACTGgagaaaatgttgtttctgggcttgttgaatattttttgataacaaaaaaatgatgaaaaaagatGATGTTTGTGACGAGACCTTGTGATTTtctttgaaaagaagaagaagtagaagatgaagaagaagaagaagaagacagcaaCTGTTTTTGCTTTAATGGCCGTCACATCAGCTGACACATACGCTGAACACGTAGATCTGTGAATGACTCCAAACATTATGAAACACTTTGACTGGGAAGTTAGAGGTTTCTGACATCATCATTTGCTATTTTGCTTGAAGCAACCTGTCATGATGCTTCCAGATAAACCTGGTTTCTGTGTGAAAGAGGGGTGACTTGAAACCATGAAGAATACGCTATGATGCAGTAAAACACGAGGCTGGGTTAATGAGGTATCAGCTGACAGTCAACAAAGTGAATATGCAGTAAATTGTTGGTTTAGTTTGGGCTCTGTATGAATTCCACTGAACTGATTCACCAGCTTGCTTACATAACTCAGAACTACAGCGTTGCAGAGAGAGCTCAACTTTATATTCAGTCGTGTCCTTGAGAGAACAGGAGGGTTAATTCAATTGTGTGATGTTTGGCTTCAATATCTGTCACAATGATCGAGGGTCTGCCAGCTGCGCAGACAGAAAAATGCTCCATCACAGATAAAGAGAATTAACTTTCCTTCACTGAAGAGTGAGACTCTGACTGACTGCAGATACAAGCACCGACACACGAGGACTGTTCCTGTTAACCTATCagctaaaagagagtgagacaggaagtgaagcgtGTGTGGGGGGGTATGTGCAGCCTGCAGTCTGGCTGAGAATGGATGTgattaatgtttctttttttgttttctttctttcatttctggCAATGAAATAACCCTGaaagtattaaaaaataatttccgGAGTCATTAATTCACTGCTGTTCCTAGTCCAATTCTCACTCCCCTTAATGTGGTTATAATTTCGGCCATTTTAAACCTTGGCCCTCATatttacatgtgtatgtgtgtaaatgattcacgCTTTGGCTGAATTGTAATCCTGTGGTGCAGCTACAACTGTCAAATTTATGTCCACCAAAAGACTAAAGTGATTTTGCTGCTGACaagctgaggttgttattctaagGCTGAAGATAAACATGATTTTAACAACTCATTTGGGCGCTCCTGATGACTGGCTTGCCTATTCTTTGTCCATTTGGAGCGACAGTTTGTGGCATTTTCAGAAATTAACGCTACGTGTCCCTAAGATGCAGTATGCATGTGACCAAAAGGGGGACTGTGGGGCCGGTATGGGGGTGTGACAGGGTCAGGATTCCGTGAGAACGTTAGCAGCAGCAGGGATAACAACAGAACAGCGAGCTAACATGTGCCATCGGTTAGTATCCTCCGGTATCACACGTCGTATGGGAGCAAGTACGTGAAGAGCTACGTTCACGATGCAGCCAGTTGTCTACGCAAACGTGTGGTTGAAAGTTGAATACATTCCCGGCCTGAATGTCTGACAACATAACTGATTCGTAGAGAAAGACAGATCGAGCCGTTGGTTAAAGTCTGTCTAAAATCCCAGGTAAGATGTTGCAGTTGTTGCCTCAT
It includes:
- the LOC115583453 gene encoding PAK4-inhibitor inka1-like, encoding MRGKDMLCLHDSSDCLREQMQYMMRSLQDLKQLRKACPAVRRPLAPISTQLPAMVRHSAVARACQQRALQREQRTRLRMSDASTASTYDSACCLASPLEEEDEDTISRLGLSLRLGLGSPCSQKSLEFDSGYSEASWQDDAVVLRRTRNVRVSSSACLRTNRAPSGRIRPKSTSDACLERWTTFEVGDPEDWTNSLLTRGRNRQPLVLGDNSFADLIQNWMDLPECPEPTEPKPNPNRRPGRGFFVNMRRRLAGFSKSVEDRVKMRSTDSSHVNRAANAPKRLSCPVVASQAKVPFFHQSHMGINQLDSDFYHFAALMKSGSRQPIICKDIIGYI